In a genomic window of Phaenicophaeus curvirostris isolate KB17595 chromosome Z, BPBGC_Pcur_1.0, whole genome shotgun sequence:
- the TLN1 gene encoding talin-1 isoform X3, with product MVALSLKISIGNVVKTMQFEPSTMVYDACRMIRERVPEAQMGQPNDFGLFLSDEDPKKGIWLEAGKALDYYMLRNGDTMEYKKKQRPLKIRMLDGTVKTVMVDDSKTVTDMLMTICARIGITNYDEYSLVREIMEEKKEEVTGTLKKDKTLLRDEKKMEKLKQKLHTDDELNWLDHGRTLREQGIDDNETLLLRRKFFYSDQNVDSRDPVQLNLLYVQARDDILNGSHPVSFDKACEFAGYQCQIQFGAHNEQKHKPGFLELKDFLPKEYIKQKGERKIFMAHKNCGNMSEIEAKVRYVKLARSLKTYGVSFFLVKEKMKGKNKLVPRLLGITKECVMRVDEKTKEVIQEWSLTNIKRWAASPKSFTLDFGDYQDGYYSVQTTEGEQIAQLIAGYIDIILKKKKSKDHFGLEGDEESTMLEDSVSPKKSTVLQQQFNRVGKAELGSVALPAIMRTGAGGPENFQVGTMPQPQLQITSGQMHRGHMPPLTSAQQALTGTINSSMQAVHAAQATLDDFETLPPLGQDAASKAWRKNKMDESKHEIHSQVDAITAGTASVVNLTAGDPADTDYTAVGCAVTTISSNLTEMSKGVKLLAALMEDEGGNGRQLLQAAKNLASAVSDLLKTAQPASAEPRQNLLQAAGLVGQTSGELLQQIGESDTDPRFQDMLMQLAKAVASAAAALVLKAKNVAQKTEDAALQTQVIAAATQCALSTSQLVACTKVVAPTISSPVCQEQLIEAGKLVAKSAEGCVEASKAATNDDQLLKQVGVAATAVTQALNDLLQHIKQHALGGQPIGRYDQATDTILNVTENIFSSMGDAGEMVRQARILAQATSDLVNAIKADAEGETDLENSRKLLSAAKILADATAKMVEAAKGAAAHPDSEEQQQRLREAAEGLRMATNAAAQNAIKKKLVHKLEHAAKQAAASATQTIAAAQHAASSNKNPAAQQQLVQSCKVVAEQIPMLVQGVRGSQSQPDSPSAQLALIAASQNFLQPGGKMVAAAKATVPTITDQASAMQLSQCAKNLAAALAELRTAAQKAQEACGPLEIDSALSLVQSLERDLQEAKAAARDGKLKPLPGETMEKCAQDLGNSTKAVSSAIAHLLGEVAQGNENYTGIAAREVAQALRSLSQAARGVAASTPDPQAQNAMLECASDVMDKANNLIEEARKAVAKPGDPESQQRLAQVAKAVSQALSRCVNCLPGQRDVDAAIRMVGEASKRLLADSFPPSTKSFQEAQSQLNRAAAGLNQSANELVQASRGTPQDLAKSSGKFGQDFNEFLQAGVEMASQSPNKEDQAQVVSNLKSISMSSSKLLLAAKALSADPTAPNLKNQLAAAARAVTDSINQLITMCTQQAPGQKECDNALRELETVKELLENPTQTVNDMSYFNCLDSVMENSKVLGESMAGISQNAKNSKLPEFGDSISAASKALCGLTEAAAQAAYLVGVSDPNSQAGQQGLVDPTQFARANQAIQMACQNLVDPACTQSQVLSAATIVAKHTSALCNTCRLASSRTANPVAKRQFVQSAKEVANSTANLVKTIKALDGEFNEENRERCRAATAPLIEAVDNLTAFASNPEFATVPAQISPEGRRAMEPIVSAAKTMLESSAGLIQTARSLAVNPKDPPQWSVLAGHSRTVSDSIKKLITNMRDKAPGQRECDEAIEVLNRCMREVDQASLAAISQQLAPREDISQEALHNQMITAVQEISNLIEPVASAARAEASQLGHKVSQMAQYFEPLIMAAVGAASKTPNHQQQMNLLDQTKTLAESALQMLYTAKEAGGNPKQAAHTQEALEEAVQMMKEAVEDLTTTLNEAASAAGVVGGMVDSITQAINQLDEGPVGEPEGTFVDYQTTMVKTAKAIAVTVQEMVTKSTTNPDELGTLANQLTNDYGQLAQEAKPAALTAENEEIGSHIKRRVQELGHGCAALVTKAGALQCSPSDAYTKKELIESARKVSEKVSHVLAALQAGNRGTQACITAASAVSGIIADLDTTIMFATAGTLNRENSETFADHREGILKTAKALVEDTKVLVQNATASQEKLAQAAQSSVSTITRLAEVVKLGAASLGSEDPETQVVLINAVKDVAKALGDLIGATKAAAGKAGDDPAVYQLKNSAKVMVTNVTSLLKTVKAVEDEATKGTRALEATIEHIRQELAVFSTPVPPAKVSTPEDFIRMTKGITMATAKAVAAGNSCRQEDVIATANLSRRAIADMLRSCKEAAYHPEVSGDVRQRALRFGKECADGYLELLEHVLVVSIPKPTHELKQQLASYSKRVASSVTELIQAAEAMKGTEWVDPEDPTVIAENELLGAAAAIEAAAKKLEQLKPRAKPKQADESLNFEEQILEAAKSIAAATSALVKAASAAQRELVAQGKVGAIPANAVDDGQWSQGLISAARMVAAATNNLCEAANAAVQGHASEEKLISSAKQVAASTAQLLVACKVKADHDSEAMKRLQAAGNAVKRASDNLVKAAQKAAAFQDHDETVVVKEKMVGGIAQIIAAQEEMLRKERELEEARKKLAMIRQQQYKFLPSELRDEEHN from the exons CCAATGATTTTGGGCTGTTCCTCTCGGATGAAGACCCAAAGAAAGGGATCTGGCTGGAGGCTGGGAAGGCTCTGGACTACTACATGCTTCGGAATGGG GACACCATGGAGTACAAGAAGAAGCAGCGGCCCCTGAAGATCCGCATGCTGGATGGAACAGTGAAAACAGTGATGGTCGATGACTCCAAAACTGTCACAGACATGCTCATGACAATCTGTGCCCGGATCG gCATCACCAACTACGATGAGTACTCACTTGTTCGGGAGATtatggaagagaagaaggaggaggtgaCTGGCACTCTAAAGAAGGACAAGACCCTTCTGCGAGAtgagaagaagatggagaagctGAAGCAGAAGCTGCACACAGATGACGAGT TGAATTGGCTGGACCATGGCCGGACCCTGCGTGAGCAAGGCATTGACGACAACGAAACACTGCTGCTGCGGCGCAAGTTCTTCTACTCTGACCAGAACGTGGACTCAAGAGATCCTGTGCAGCTCAACCTGCTCTATGTGCAG GCGCGTGACGACATTCTGAATGGTTCCCACCCTGTCTCCTTTGACAAAGCCTGCGAGTTTGCTGGCTACCAGTGCCAGATCCAGTTTGGGGCGCACAACGAACAGAAGCACAAGCCAGGCTTTCTGGA ACTCAAGGATTTCCTGCCCAAGGAGTACATCAAGCAGAAAGGGGAGCGCAAGATCTTCATG GCCCACAAGAACTGTGGGAACATGAGTGAGATTGAAGCCAAAGTTCGCTACGTGAAACTTGCCCGTTCCCTGAAGACGTATGGAGTCTCCTTCTTCTTGGTCAAG GAGAAGATGAAGGGGAAGAACAAGCTGGTTCCGCGGCTGCTGGGGATCACCAAGGAGTGTGTGATGCGCGTGGATGAGAAGACCAAGGAAGTGATTCAGGAGTGGAGCCTGACCAACATCAAGCGCTGGGCGGCCTCGCCCAAGAGCTTCACCTTG GATTTTGGAGATTACCAGGATGGTTACTACTCGGTGCAGACCACAGAAGGGGAGCAGATTGCCCAGTTGATCGCCGGCTACATCGACATCATCCTCAAAAAG aaaaagagcaaagaccACTTTGGACTGGAAGGGGATGAGGAGTCCACCATGCTGGAAGACTCCGTGTCTCCAAAGAA GTCAACAGTCTTGCAGCAGCAGTTTAACCGCGTAGGCAAGGCAGAGCTGGGCTCAGTGGCTCTGCCAGCCATCATGCGGACAGGGGCTGGAGGGCCAGAAAACTTCCAGGTGGGCACGATGCCACAGCCCCAGCTGCAAATCACCAGTGGCCAGATGCACCGAGGACACATGCCTCCCCTG ACTTCAGCCCAGCAAGCCCTGACTGGAACCATCAACTCCAGCATGCAGGCTGTGCACGCAGCCCAGGCCACGCTGGACGACTTTGAGACCTTGCCGCCCCTCGGGCAGGATGCT GCATCTAAAGCTTGGCGGAAAAACAAGATGGATGAGTCAAAACATGAGATCCACTCCCAAGTGGATGCTATCACTGCTGGCACAGCCTCAGTGGTCAACCTCACTGCAG GAGATCCAGcggacacagactacactgcCGTGGGCTGCGCTGTCACCAccatctcttccaacctgacgGAGATGTCCAAGGGCGTGAAGCTGCTGGCCGCGCTGATGGAGGACGAGGGAGGGAATGGGCGGCAGCTTCTGCAGGCAGCCAAGAACCTGGCAAGCGCCGTCTCAGACCTGCTGAAAACAGCACAGCCTGCTAGTGCTGag CCACGCCAGAATCTCCTGCAGGCTGCTGGCCTGGTGGGCCAGACCAGCGGGGAGCTGTTGCAGCAGATTGGAGAGAGTGACACCGATCCACGGTTCCAG GACATGCTCATGCAGCTTGCGAAGGCGGtggccagtgctgctgcagcgCTGGTGCTTAAAGCCAAGAATGTGGCTCAGAAAACAGAGGATGCGGCGCTGCAGACGCAGGTGATCGCAGCAGCCACCCAGTGCGCCCTCTCCACCTCCCAGCTAGTGGCCTGCACCAAG gtagTGGCTCCCACCATCAGCTCCCCGGTCTGCCAGGAGCAGCTGATCGAGGCTGGCAAGTTAGTGGCCAAGTCAGCAGAGGGCTGCGTGGAGGCCTCCAAGGCAGCCACCAACGATGACCAGCTCCTGAAGCAGGTGGGGGTGGCTGCCACTGCTGTCACCCAGGCCCTGAATGACCTGCTGCAGCACATCAAGCAGCATGCCTTGGGCGGGCAACCCATCGGGCGCTACGACCAGGCCACGGACACCATCCTCAATGTCACCGAGAACATATTCAGCTCCATGGGTGATGCTG gGGAAATGGTGCGTCAGGCTCGTATTCTGGCCCAGGCCACCTCTGACCTTGTCAATGCCATCAAAGCTGATGCTGAGGGAGAGACAGACCTGGAGAACTCGCGCAAGCTGCTGAGTGCAGCCAAGATCCTGGCCGATGCCACTGCGAAGATGGTGGAGGCTGCAAAG GGAGCTGCAGCTCACCCAGACAgcgaggagcagcagcagcggctgcGTGAGGCAGCAGAGGGGCTCCGCATGGCAACCAATGCTGCAGCCCAGAACGCCATCAAGAAGAAGCTTGTGCACAAGCTGGAG CACGCAGCCAAGCAAGCTGCCGCCTCCGCCACACAGACCATTGCCGCCGCGCAGCACGCCGCCTCCTCCAACAAGAACCCTGCcgctcagcagcagctggtgcAGAGCTGCAAG GTGGTGGCAGAGCAGATCCCAATGCTGGTGCAGGGCGTGCGAGGAAGCCAGTCCCAGCCAGACAGCCCCAGCGCCCAGCTGGCTCTCATTGCTGCCAGCCAGAACTTCCTGCAG CCTGGTGGGAAGATGGTAGCTGCAGCCAAGGCCACCGTCCCCACCATCACGGACCAAGCCTCTGCGATGCAGCTCAGCCAGTGTGCTAAGAActtggctgcagctctggccGAGCTCCGCACAGCCGCCCAGAAG GCTCAGGAGGCATGCGGACCCCTGGAAATAGACTCCGCACTGAGTCTGGTGCAGAGTCTGGAGAGGGACTTGCAGGAAGCCAAGGCAGCTGCCCGCGATGGCAAACTCAAGCCTCTGCCAGGAGAGACG ATGGAGAAATGTGCCCAGGACCTGGGGAACAGCACGAAAGCCGTCAGCTCTGCCATCGCTCACCTCCTGGGAGAGGTGGCCCAGGGCAATGAGAACTACACAG GGATTGCTGCCCGAGAGGTGGCCCAGGCCCTGCGCTCACTCAGCCAGGCTGCCCGTGGCGTGGCAGCCAGCACCCCCGACCCGCAGGCACAGAATGCCATGCTGGAATGTGCCAGCGACGTCATGGATAAAGCCAACAACCTCATCGAGGAGGCGCGGAAAGCAGTGGCTAAGCCTGGTGATCCGGAAAGCCAGCAGCGCTTGGCACAG GTGGCCAAGGCCGTGTCACAAGCTCTGAGCCGCTGCGTCAACTGCCTGCCAGGGCAGCGGGATGTGGACGCTGCCATCCGCATGGTGGGAGAGGCCAGCAAGAGGCTGCTTGCAGATTCG tTCCCTCCAAGCACCAAGAGCTTCCAGGAGGCGCAGAGCCAGTTGAACAGGGCAGCAGCGGGGCTCAACCAGTCTGCCAACGAGCTGGTGCAGGCATCACGTGGAACCCCACAAGACCTGGCCAAGTCCTCTGGCAAATTTGGGCAGGACTTCAATGAGTTTCTGCAGGCGGGAGTGGAGATGGCCAGCCAGTCTCCG AATAAGGAAGACCAGGCACAGGTGGTGTCAAACCTGAAGAgcatctccatgtcctccagcaagctgctgctggctgcaaaGGCGCTCTCCGCCGACCCCACAGCCCCCAACCTCAAGAatcagctggcagcagcagcacg GGCTGTGACTGACAGCATCAACCAGCTGATCACCATGTGCACCCAGCAGGCGCCAGGGCAGAAGGAGTGCGACAATGCCCTGCGGGAGCTGGAG ACGGTGAAGGAGCTGTTGGAGAACCCCACCCAGACCGTCAACGACATGTCCTACTTCAACTGCCTTGATAGCGTCATGGAGAACTCCAAG GTGCTGGGCGAGTCCATGGCTGGTATCTCCCAGAACGCCAAGAACAGCAAACTGCCCGAGTTCGGTGACTCCATCAGTGCCGCCTCCAAAGCTCTCTGTGGGCTGACAGAGGCAGCTGCCCAG GCTGCCTACCTTGTGGGGGTCTCGGATCCCAATAgccaggctggacagcagggcTTGGTAGACCCCACTCAGTTTGCCAGAGCTAACCAAGCTATCCAGATGGCCTGCCAGAACCTAGTGGACCCTGCCTGCACCCAGTCCCAG GTGCTGTCAGCAGCCACCATCGTAGCTAAACACACCTCAGCCCTGTGCAACACATGCCGTCTGGCCTCCTCTCGCACCGCCAACCCTGTGGCCAAGCGCCAGTTTGTCCAGTCAGCCAAGGAGGTGGCCAACAGCACGGCCAACCTGGTGAAGACCATCAAG GCCTTGGATGGTGAGTTCAATGAGGAGAACCGAGAGCGGTGCCGTGCTGCCACTGCCCCTCTGATAGAGGCTGTGGATAACTTGACAGCCTTCGCCTCCAACCCGGAGTTTGCCACTGTTCCTGCCCAGATCAGCCCAGAG GGGCGCAGAGCCATGGAGCCCATTGTCTCTGCGGCGAAGACCATGCTGGAGAGCTCTGCTGGCCTCATCCAGACTGCCCGCTCTCTGGCTGTCAACCCCAAGGACCCACCACAGTGGTCAGTGCTGGCTGGTCACTCGCGCACTGTCTCAGACTCCATCAAGAAGCTGATCACCAACATGAG GGACAAAGCTCCAGGACAGCGGGAGTGTGACGAGGCCATTGAGGTCCTGAACAGATGCATGCGGGAGGTGGACCAGGCCTCCCTTGCTGCCATCAGCCAGCAGCTGGCCCCGCGAGAAGATATTTCCCAGGAG GCTTTGCATAACCAGATGATCACGGCTGTCCAGGAGATCAGCAACTTGATAGAGCCCGTGGCCAGTGCGGCGCGGGCCGAGGCCTCACAGCTGGGGCACAAG GTGTCCCAGATGGCTCAGTACTTCGAACCGCTCATCATGGCAGCTGTCGGCGCTGCCTCCAAGACACCCAACCACCAGCAGCAGATGAACCTCCTGGACCAGACCAAAACACTGGCTGAGTCTGCCTTGCAGATGCTGTACACAGCAAAGGAGGCTGGTGGGAATCCCAAG CAAGCTGCCCACACCCAGGAGGCTCTGGAGGAGGCCGTGCAGATGATGAAAGAAGCAGTGGAGGATTTGACCACCACCCTGAACGAGGCAGCCAGTGCTGCGGGAGTTGTGGGGGGTATGGTGGACTCCATCACCCAGGCCATCAACCAG CTGGATGAGGGTCCTGTGGGCGAGCCAGAGGGGACTTTTGTGGACTACCAGACCACGATGGTGAAGACAGCCAAAGCCATCGCAGTGACTGTGCAGGAGATG GTCACCAAATCCACTACCAACCCAGATGAGCTGGGCACACTGGCCAACCAACTCACCAACGACTATGGGCAGCTGGCACAAGAGGCCAAGCCGGCTGCACTCACTGCCGAGAACGAGGAG ATCGGTTCCCACATCAAGCGCCGGGTGCAGGAGCTGGGACATGGCTGTGCTGCCCTGGTTACCAAGGCTGGAGCCCTGCAGTGCAGCCCCAGCGATGCCTACACCAAGAAGGAGCTGATAGAGAGTGCACGCAAGGTTTCCGAGAAG GTGTCCCATGTGCTAGCAGCTCTTCAGGCTGGGAACCGAGGGACACAGGCCTGCATCACAGCAGCCAGTGCTGTCTCTGGCATCATTGCTGACCTTGACACCACCATCATGTTTGCCACAGCAGGAACTCTCAACCGGGAGAATTCAGAAACCTTCGCTGACCACAG GGAGGGCATCTTGAAGACAGCCAAGGCTCTGGTGGAGGACACCAAGGTGTTAGTGCAGAACGCCACAGCCAGCCAGGAGaaactggcccaggctgcccagtcCTCCGTGTCCACCATCACCCGCCTGGCAGAAGTGGTGAAGCTGGGTGCTGCCAGCCTTGGATCTGAAGACCCCGAGACTCAG GTGGTCCTGATCAATGCTGTGAAGGATGTGGCCAAGGCACTTGGAGACCTGATTGGTGCCACCAAGGCAGCTGCTGGCAAAGCCGGGGATGATCCTGCTGTCTATCAGCTGAAGAACTCTGCAAAG GTGATGGTGACGAACGTCACTTCCTTGCTGAAGACAGTGAAGGCTGTGGAGGATGAGGCCACAAAGGGGACACGGGCGCTGGAGGCCACAATAGAGCACATTCGCCAGGAGCTGGCT GTCTTCTCCACCCCAGTGCCGCCTGCCAAGGTCTCCACCCCGGAGGACTTCATCCGTATGACAAAAGGCATCACGATGGCCACAGCCAAAGCAGTGGCGGCTGGCAACTCGTGTCGGCAGGAGGATGTCATCGCCACAGCGAACCTGAGCCGCCGTGCCATCGCGGATATGCTGCGCTCCTGCAAG GAAGCTGCTTACCACCCAGAAGTGAGCGGGGATGTGCGGCAGCGAGCACTGCGCTTTGGGAAGGAGTGTGCTGATGGCtacctggagctgctggagcatgtgctGGTGGTGAGTATCCCT AAGCCAACTCAtgagctgaagcagcagctggcaaGCTATTCCAAGCGTGTGGCCAGCTCCGTCACTGAGCTCATCCAGGCAGCTGAGGCCAtgaaag GGACAGAGTGGGTTGACCCAGAAGACCCCACTGTCATCGCTGAGAATGAGCTGCTgggggcagcagctgccattGAGGCTGCAGCCAAGAAGTTGGAGCAGCTGAAGCCGAGGGCCAAACCTAAG CAAGCAGACGAGAGCCTGAACTTTGAGGAGCAGATCCTGGAAGCTGCCAAATCCATTGCTGCAGCCACCAGCGCCCTGGTAAAGGCAGCCTCAGCGGCCCAGCGAGAACTAGTGGctcaaggaaag GTGGGCGCCATCCCCGCCAACGCAGTGGATGATGGACAGTGGTCCCAGGGACTCATTTCAGCC GCACGCATGGTGGCAGCTGCCACCAACAACCTGTGTGAGGCGGCCAACGCAGCAGTGCAGGGTCACGCCAGCGAAGAGAAGCTCATCTCATCCGCCAAGCAGGTGGCTGCCTCCACGGCGCAGCTCCTGGTGGCCTGCAAGGTGAAGGCTGACCATGACTCGGAGGCCATGAAGCGGCTCCAG GCTGCTGGCAATGCAGTAAAGAGAGCGTCTGACAATCTGGTGAAGGCAGCGCAGAAGGCAGCTGCCTTCCAGGACCACGACGAAACGGTGGTGGTGAAGGAGAAGATGGTTGGGGGGATCGCGCAG ATCatcgctgcccaggaggagatGCTGCGCAAGGAGCGGGAGCTGGAAGAGGCGCGGAAGAAGCTGGCCATGATCCGGCAGCAGCAGTACAAGTTCCTGCCCTCAGAGCTGCGGGACGAGGAGCATAACTGA